A region of the Peromyscus leucopus breed LL Stock chromosome X, UCI_PerLeu_2.1, whole genome shotgun sequence genome:
ATCATAGATCCAGCTACTCtggacctgatagaagagaaagtaggaagtagtcttgaatgtgtTGGCTTaggagatcacttcttaaatataacaccagtagcacagacactgagagaaacaatcaataaatggggacctcttgaaactgagaagcttttgtagagcaaaggatatggtcaacaaggcaaagcaacagcctatagaatgggaaaagatcttcaccaaccccacatctgacagagggctgatatcccgaatatataaggaactcaagaaattagacatcaaaattcccaacagtccaattaagaaatgggctatagaactaaacagagaattctcaacagaggaaactcaaatggctgaaagacatttaaggaattactcaacatccctaattatcatggaaatgcaaatcaaaacaactctgagataccaccttatgcctgtcagaatggctaagatcaaaaacactgaagacatcttatgctagagaggatgtggaactagggaaactctcctgcactgctggtgggaatgaaagcttttacaaccactttggaaatcaatatggtgctttcttagaaaattgggaatcaatctcccctaagatccagctataccactcttgggcatatacccaaggaatgctcaatcataccacaagggcactggctcagctatgttcatttcAGCATTCTTTGTagtagccagaatctggaaacaacctagatgcccttcaactgaagaatggataaataaaatgtggtacatatacacaatggaattctactcagcagagaaaaacagtgatatcatgaggtttgcaggcaaatggatggatctagaaaaaaatcatcctgagtgaggtaacccagactcagaaagacaaacatggtatctactcactcataggaggatactggatgtaaaacaaagatgactagacttctactcacaactccaaggaggctacatagaaaacaggaccccaagaaagacacagggattgcccaatgacagagaaatgtctgagatctacatgaacaacatggatatgagtgggggtaatgaagggcaaggttcaagggaaagagagcttaggggagttgGAGGTctcacctggatcaagaacagagacggaataaaagaccatgataaaagAAGACCACATGaggataggaagaagcaaagtgctagagaggcccacagaaatccaccaggatacccccacaatagactactggcaatggttgagagatagcccgaactgacctactctggtgataggatggccaaacaccctaattgtcgtgctagaaaccccatccaatgactgagggaaccggttGCAGAGATCTAccaccaggccccaggtggagtggctgggagtctaattagggagaaagaggagggtttatatgatcgagaattgttgagaccaaggttgaataaagcacagggacaaatatccaaacgagtggaaacacatgaactatgaaccaatagctgaggaactcccaactggatcaggccctctggataagtgagacagttgattagcttgtgGGACCAGGTcgtgtactcagtgcatgagttgactgttcgaaacctggggcttatacagggacacttggctctgcctgggaggaggcGACTGGACCTGACtgcactgaatctaccaggttgaactcaatccccaggggagtctttgtcctggaggagatgagaacagggatgggctagggggaagggagggtcgggaggggggagaacaagtgaatctgtggctgatatgtaaaattaaactaaattataaaataaaaaatgcagaaaaaaattgtcttgtGTATTTACTGACTGAGAAACTTCTAGGTTGAAGGTCCTCTGTGTCTGCTCCACAGATGATAATCCCAGTGCCTTTACTTTATGATGAATGACTTTATGTCAGAAGATAAACAAGAGTAGCTTCTATATGCAATAAGTTATCCCTTTGCTGTCTTTAGGGGTCATAGTGCCTAGGTTCTTGCAATGTTTGCGGTTTTCATCTTTCCTTGTCACAGTGTCATGGCATGAAATTTTCAGGACATTTTGGGTAGATACACTTAGATCTGAAGGGGGAATGCAACCTCCCATCTCCAGAGCCATATTTTCACTGAGATTAATTAACATATGTCAGTTCACTAATATTTCCCATGTCCAAAGGCATTTGCTTCTTTATAAATCAGAACTCCAAAATGTATTAGAAACAGGGAACTGGCTGTTGATGATGGTGACACCTGGTTGAACTCAAAGTGCATCTCTTCCTTATGACTTTCCTGCCTAGAATTTTATACAGGATTATCTGTATGATCAGGCATTGATAAAGGAGGCAGGCAAGAGGTAGACaacttttccttcccttctacaATGCTTCAAGGAATGGAACATTTTAACCTTAAGTCCAAATCTTATCCATTTTAAGTTCTTAAATCAATGTGTGCTTGGCATTCTGGGGATTATAATCACCATTGGAAATAGGGGGTGTCATAGGGAAAGATGCTCAGCCTTTTCACAAGAAAGTCTCATCTCACAGACAAAATCTAGGATGTCAACATCTAGTTGGCATATCTTGGTTAATTCAGAGTGATCCTTGTGGTAGATGGTACACAAGGCACCTCTAAcatcttccttttcccttttcagtttcaggatgGTATTTTAACTTAGATTCTCTGGGTcaagcttttctttcctttatttgatatatttatttctacAGATCAAACAAACATGTAGTAGCTTCTTATCTTTATTATGTCTGGAAACATTGTGATGGATTAGCAAGCACGAAAGATCCTGACCAATCATGCCACCTTAAAATTCACCTTTCCTTTGCTGACAACTATGGTTCAGGCAGTTATGAACATTGCTTTGTCTATACTGACCAATACAATATGTACAATCACTTTGCCTTTGGCAATTCAGTACTGCCGCCTGGTCCCATCTACTCTGGTGCCCAAAAACTCATTACATTTAATTTATCCAACTGAGCAGCGGAGTCTCCAAACCTGACTGTCTGGCATAAGAATAATAAAGACAACAAACTTCAAATATGATAGTGCCCCTCTTACAATTTTGTGTTATGTAGGATTAGTGAAGGACATATCATCTGGGCCATCCCATTGTGCAGGATTGGGTTTTGTACAGTGTACCTCCTCTAGCATTGAAATTCCCTAATCCTTAAAATCCCTTTGTCAACCAACTCCTGTTCAATAGGTCATTTTGAACAAATGCTTCGGGCAACCATTCAAACAAACTCATGACACCTTTCTAAAACTATGTGAATTCCAATATTTAGCTCAGAATCTCTACTCAGAGTACTCATATCAATGAACTCAGCCTgatccagttttatgttccttctGCCATTGTCACATACCCTTAAAATTCATTAACACACATCTTACCCAGATTTATACTTGAATGAGTTTGCAAACTCATTAAGGTCTTTAGGAATGTAACATACCTCTTCATgatctacattttctttttcctttttcttttttttttcttttgattttttgaggcagggtttctctgtgtagctttacgtctttcctggatctcactctgtagaccaagctgttctcgaactcacaaagatctgcctgcctctgcccccacaccccaccccccaggcccctgagtgctgggattaaatgcgtgtgccacgATTGCCCAGCTGAAGTATATTTTCTACATTCATTTCAGGAGCCTGATTTGCTTTAAGTCTGGTTATAAGTCTAGaggccaaaaaacaaacaaacaaaaaaacccccaaaaaactaaaaacaaaacaaacaaaaacaaaaacaaaaaacacatttttttagcTCTGAGGGAAATCAATATTGCAGAAAAGGCAATATTCAGTGGGTGAGGATGTGAATGAATCTTCTATTGAGGGTGAAAAGACTGAGGTGAGATAAACCCTGAGAATCTATGGGTTCAGAGTTCTCAGTTTCAATCTAGTCCAAATACATAGTCCCATCTGTAGCTTGAgttgtcctgccttgcccacagtcaggacaaatctttgtcacccgctcagacccaaccaagcaaacacagagacttatattgcttacaaactgtatggccatggcaggcttcttgctaactattcttatagcttaacttaatccatttccataaatctataccttgccacatggcttgtggcttactgaagtcttcacatggtgcttctcatggtggcggctggcagtgactccctccacctttctattctctcctttctcctctctgttagtcccacctattcttcctgcctggccactgtccaatcagtgttttattttttgaccaatcagagcaatttaacatacagaccatcagaccatcccacagcacttgcccttttctttctttctttttttttttttaaagaaggctttaacttttacacatctccaaagctagctttgtatatttgggaatttgggcatagcttctcttactacttcctgctggaggggggtgctgtatcttatgggaacataaagaaaattttaggattatggagtaatCCGTGAGGGTGTATCCTCTGAGCCAGTTTCTTTGAATccaatctggatgttggattatctgggccatggtgtcatcagagacctttcagggggtcttggctgggcAAACCTGATGtttcttaatctggaacaaatccatagcctctggctttctgtggaaacaaaagcagagcctcctttccaaaacaacttatccttacatccaaattttgaagtcaaggtacccttaaaatatacattttggtataattcaacagcttttgcattcaagtgtttttcttcagttacgaatatcaaaaagaacataatccagattctctgtgtggtagccatctttacgtggtttattttttatattactttgagcctattgctttaaactgcagccttctattACCTTGAgcatattgctttaaactgcagccacagtcaggacaaatctttgtcacccgctcagacccaaccaagcaaacacagagacttatattgcttacaaactgtatggccatggcaggcttcttgctaactattcttatagcttaacttaatccatttccataaacctataccttgatTAATACGTATATACAGATATAGatgaagatatattttataaGAACAAAATTTCTAGAGAACACTGAACAATAAACATCTTAGTATTAGAAGTggtggtgctgtggctgctggctccacccacttcagcttcccaacatggcagtggtacattttctgccagctctgggagccattttgggtctatgcttttatcaaagcagcgtgtaggccagaaacctcttttttgttttgtactagcaaaggctaaatctaccacacagcttaatgcgccacttgcagaggcctcattcctgccatactgcaggtcaggCACATGCTCCAgaaacccaccatagtagctcaaacacacaggctgccacttgcttgaaagagacaactaggaactgtttttagctccgttttagactCTTTTTACTCAGATTATAGGTGGAAACTCTTGGCAACACCTTGGGTGCCATTTGTACCCATCCGAAGTTACTGGATATCATTCTTGCCAATTAATGCCCTTACTTTAATTGCTAACACAATCCCAgctttggacttgagtttttacAATAATTCAGTTAACCTTAGAATGAAAGCTTTAGTTTGATTCCCTTCAACCAGAGTTCTATGGCTGCTCAAACAAAATTTCTCTTCCAGGACACACTTAAATATCTTTAAACTGTTTATCCCTGGAGCTGTTCAGTTTTATCACTgagttcattatttttctttatcaatttatCCAGAGATGCTAGGAGCAACTGACCAGCATCATCATCTTCCTTATTGTTTTCACcatttttgaaaagttttatatAGAATCACCAAATCCCTTGCCCCTCACAATTGTTGAACCAAGATAATCAAATGTATTTGTCTCTTTATGTTCACAACATGGGCTTTTGGTTCCCCCTGAGCTTCCTTGGGAGTTCAGTAACTGGAGAGGTTTCAGTAGCTATAGGTGTTGACAGATTGGAAAGCCTATTTCAGATActtaaaaaaatcacctttatATTTCTGTTACTGTAGAACCACTTCTAATACTAAGATGTTTATTGTTCAGTGTTCTCTAGAAATTTTGTtcttataaaatatatctttatctatatctgtatatatgtattaatcAATAAatgtatctctatctatctatctatctatctatctatttatctatctatctatgtatctatctatctatccatgaaggtgatttattagaatggcttacaggctgctCTCCAACTAGTCCAAAagtggctgtctaccaacagaacaTCAAGAATCCAGCAATTGTTCAGTCAACAAGGCTGGGTATCACatttggtcttcagtatatgttgCAATCATGAAGAACTAAGTTCTTATACCAGTGAATGAATGGGCTTTATAGTGAGAATGAGAACAAGCagccaaagaaaacaaatttgctGCTATATCTTTTATCTTGGCTCCCAGCACAAAgtatggtccagattaaaggttgATCTTCTCATCATAAAAGACATGTATTAAAGGTGAATCTTCCCATGTGGAAGATCTGGACTATAATTAGGTCTTTGCTTTTCAGaggatataattaaaaaaaagaaatccatttcaTGTGTGCCTAGtcatttgagttttagttaattccagatgttaTCAAGTAAACAACCAAGAATAGTTTTGGCTATTTGATGCACATCTTAAtaataaactaattttaaatacttcacTCTGGCATTTCATGGGTTCTCACTGGAACCCACTTGTTGCTTAGGACCAAACACATAGCCCTAGTAGTCATGGAAACATAAGAATGTGTATAGTTATTTCTCTTAAGGCTGGCAGTCGGTAACACTTAGATTTCCTGGAAGAGAGATAAACAGGTAAGAATTTTATATTTCccatgttgtttttcttaatcagcTTCACTATCTTAAGACACAAGATGACAAAGAAGGTCTCTGACATATTGATTAGGGTATTTTTGTACATGTTTTCCATTTGAGTAAATCCTTCTGAACATCATAAGTGATAGGAAGACCCAAGTGAATAATAACTCTCCAGTGTCTGCACTGCCCATTTATCTGTGTACCTCACTGAAGTTTGTGAATGGGAATTAGCATCTCTGTTATTTCCCTATGTATAAAGTGAGAATAACAATTTTCTGGGTATCATTCAAGGGTCACTAATATCCTGAAGTGTTTAACATAGGTTCTAACTAAACAAAGCATGTGCTGTGAATTTAAAAGTTTCTGAGAGCCCAACAGTCACTAAGGCATTATTTTGAGCAGAGACATGTGCCTAACAGAACTTTTTTCACTCAGGTGCTTCACCACTTCATGTGACTCCCTCTCTGATCAGTATTTCCTGTAAATAAGAGGAACACTTGTGATATTGTCATCTTCTAAATGGATCACTTCACTGCTAAcacaaaaaggtaaaaaaaaaaaccataatgaaTGCTACATGAAAGCTTTCTACTTGGTTCTTTACAAAAAGCTTGTGTCTCATCTTGGGGTTCAGACAAGGGCAGCACCACATCCTGTCTAGCTAACTCATTTGGCACAAAATCATTCTTCCTCCTGATTTCATTTTTGCTTCAATCTTACTGCTCTTATAGTCACTGCCTCAGATCTCTTAGAAATAAAAAGTTCATGTTGATACCCAAGCCACCATCAATTGCAAACTGATCTTGTTAATGTAATTTTCCAAGCAATAAGTCTATATTCTTCACCATTTTAGGAAGCACATTCCACAGAAGATTATGGAACAGTGGGTATCTCATAGGTAACGCTTGCTGGCAAGAAGATCCCATTTATATGACAATTAGTAAAAGGTGAAAGATTTATATGCTTTGAGGGGAAaccaagagtccagtcaaagagaggaaagaggaactgAATAAGCAAGGGGGTTCAAcatcataatggggaaatctacagagacaactgaaccaagcttatgggaactcacaaactttagtcTGACAGCTCTGGtgcttgcatgggactggactaggccttctgcatatgggagacagttgtgtagtttggtctgttggAGAAGCACCTGCTAGTCGTATAAACATCTATACCTGGTGCATGAGCCCATTATTTATGGCAAGATATCATTCTCatccttgatgcaaggggaggggcttggtactgcctcaactgaatgtaccagactttacTGACTCTCCACAGGAGAccttaccctttcagaggaggggatgagggatggttTGGGGGAGGTTTGCAAGAAGCAAGAGGAGGAATGATGGAGGATCTGAGGTTAGTATACAAAAATTTGCATATCCATGATTCCTCAtcctctacatatatattatagttttgtggttatgggaattgaacccagcacCTCACACATAGTAGACTGTAGCTGGAGCaatctccagtcccaccctggctggcagccactcagactcaaataaaaacatagatacttatattagttaaaatgtttggcctaatggctcatgcttcttgctatctagttcttgtatcttaaattaacccatttctgtaaatctataccttgccacgtggttcgtgccttaccagtatcttacatgttgcttctcatcgcagtggctggcagagtcttctcctcagctttcctcttcccagtattctcctccctccctccttttcccgactatacttcctgcctggctactagccaatcagcactttatttatcaatcaatcattcacagcactagaaaaccAATACTCCACCAAAAAGCTATATCTATATCCATTTGCACATTGAAGTTTAAAGTTTGTGTTCAAGCTGGTCTTAATCTAAAAATATTACATATGCCTTTCTATTAAATTGAATACCATTTAGGAAAATATGTAAAGCCTTATGACAGTATCTGTTATAACACCATTGATCTACttagcatttctttttcattcatcttttatGTTCATGTATCTTTGGAcattgaaagaagtcagataTGCAAtccagaggtagagacagacatatctctgtgatttctaggcaagcctggcctaccgaatgagttccagaacagccaggcttGTTACACAGAAAATCCCTGACCCCCttcaaaaaaatccaaagcaaaacaaaaaagaagccaggtgtgCTTTGATTTGGCATAAATGATCATATCATCATTTGTATTATTTGCCTTTTTTGCATCTTTCTTTCAAGGGTTATacaatttaaaatgcttttgtaaGGCTCATGCAATAATCCACTACAATAACTTGAGAATTATTCTCCACAGAACTCTCAATAAAGTTGTTTACAATTGATCTGTTTTGCAGAGAGGGATGCAGTCAGTATCACCTTAAATGATACTGAAAACTAATATTTCACCTTTAATTCCAAGTATTGAAATTCCTAGTCAACAAAGAGGAATATAGCAGCACTAGAAGGATATAGTGAAATTATTGTACAAAATGTCTTACAATGGGAACTCCTACCACATTCATAGATTTAAAGGCTTCTTATACATATGTAAAACCTTGAGACAGCAAGGGCAAGGTATGAGTATTTAGTCCTCTGTAAACCATGATTCATTCACTCTGTTTTCCACTCTGCGTTTGTGTTCCTGGATTTACTCTATACTTGTTCAATCTTATCTACAGATTTGCACAGGTGAAGGAATGGATCTTCAGACTGACTGGCTTCCTTTGCAGCCTCTTGTCATTGGGGTTTGGAATAATCCTCCAAAGCAGCCAATACTGGCGCCTCTGGGAATTTGATGCCGAAGTTGTTCAGTTTGTGTACATTGGACTATGGCAAGCTTATTACCATCGGGAGTTTCACATCTCTGGTTCTGTGACCAGGATTCTGGTGCACAGCCCTGTCAACTCGACCTGGACCATTTCACCTGAATTTAGATGTGCACAGAGCCTGATCTTACTGGCTATGTTTATAAAATCTGTGGTGGTGATTTTTAGCTCAACGACCATTAGGGTTAGCATTATCAGAGCCTCAGTCCCTGAGATTCAGATACTCTGCTACAAGTGCTGTGTCTTAATTCTGCTTCTCAGCAGCCTTTGCACAGCTCTTTCTGTGACCTGGAACCATGTAGTAGATCTTTATGGCAAAACCACTCTTGACTTTCCACCCACCTTTCCTGTTAGGAAAGAAGATCTGATCAAAAAACACCACACTCATGTGTTCCCCATAGGGATCCTGACAGCCACCCTGTCACTCTTTGCCATGATTATGTTCCTCTTTGAGATCAGGTCATTGAAACTACAGAGTAACCTGAATGCCCATGGTGCTTCCAAGCAGGCCAACCAAAATGCCTGAAACATGAGCTCTGGTATTTTCAAAATGAGCCAGAATACTCCTTGGTCAAATTTTCTAATACTACACAATATTCTTTTAGTATTCtgctcatttaaaataaaatatccttttGAAAATCAGGCTGTGTCTGAAGCTTGTATCTTCCTCTAGGTGTCTAATTTGTTCCCTTCCTTAAAGATGTTCACATCCTAAGGTCTGCATGCAAAGATGATGTGTTCCAATAGTGCTAACTCCCAATCAAATGTACTGGTGAATTGAAAATGGTATAAATCAAAGGACCAACTCTAAGGTGAGTGgtttattattaaaatgaaattcaacacagaaaattaaatatgtgtCAAGTTGGAGACATTTAAGCCCTAATGTACATTAAAGATACACCTTTAAGCCCTAATATGCAATGCCTCTGAAGTATTCCCCATAATGAGAATAACTGAAATTCACAGAAATTTCTAGTTGGGCAAAAGGATAACTTTGTGGAACAACATGGTAGGATATGGGCATGATTCAGCTGTGTGGAAGATCTCTGAAGGTTAGAGGATTCTATTCAGTGTGGTTAAGCCGCTAATAATGCCCTGATCTACTCCATCCAAAATAAGAGACAGGTGCTCCAACTGAAACAACAAAATACCTTCTccaaactggagagatggtggaGGCAGCTGGTTTCTGGGAATCAGTGTCTGTATTTCCAAGGAGAGTTTCTGAATAATTATGTCTTCTCTGTGTTTAAtcagaaaacattgtttccttcATGGGCAGGCCAACACCTGGGGTAGTGACTACAGCCAATGTTCCATTGAATAGCTGTATTTTCACTTTGGTCTCCTCCTCTTAGTCCCATATTTCAGAATCATGTGTATGATGAGACTTTAGTGGAAGAATAAGAGTAAGTACCAGTTAAGgtaccaaaggagaaagatggAGTAGACATCTATGTAAACTAACTGAGGTAGCCATGCTAATCAGAGGACCACTGGTATAATTTGTTGCTACATGCTAATGTTTTAAATGGAGCTTAATGTCAAATTCCCAGGTCACGTTGCATGGAAATGCTAGGCCTGACATTCCTTCCCATTACACCAACAAAAACATGAATCATGATTAAAAGTAATTCAAGTACATCTGCTGGGAACAGGAACAGATGAAGTAGTCTAGTGATCCCAAATTTATGTGAGTAGACACAAggacttttcttttaaagagagaaagagatcagGGAGTTTGCATCTTTAAGGAGTCCTTTTGATGGTGAGGTCCTGCCCATATTTTCTCATATCTCTGGTGCTCTTTACTACAGCAGACCATTTGGATCCCTTGAGATGAATGCTTTTACTCCAGTATACAACATTTCCTGGCAAAATTATTGCACTCTGCAGGGCAATCTCTCTGTGAGGTTCTGTTGTTCTTGGAATACAGGGTCACTTCCAGTTTAGGACTTTGCCTGAGCACAGGAATTTATCTTCAAGGGGCCTGTAATGGAGCATTGTAAAACACTGAGGGTAAGATTTCTACATTACTCTTGTTTTTTGCTTTCAGTCATGaatagagtttgaggtcagttgtATAGACACTGCTTGTGAGATGAACATGCCTCCTTGCCTCTGTAAATAGACAACCCAAAGTATTGGATACAGATGCTAAATATACTCTGGATtccatgcagacagaacactcatatacataaataaaagagacTGCAGATGCCAGCCaaaactactatacccagcagaACTTTCAATATCCATAtggaaaaataagatattccatgataagtattgtttaaatgtaGATTTACCTACAAATCCAGTGCTACGGAAGgtcctagaaagaaaactccaaccaaaTGAGGTTAACTACaaccataaaaacacaattaataaataatcTCTGACCAGAAccatcaaaagaagggaaacatacactcacacagacacacacacaacttacaaaaacaataaaatactaggaatcaacaatcattggtcattaatatctctcaatataaaTTGTCTTAATTCTCCAAAGACACAGATTCAGAATGGATACAATATATGATCCATCCTTGTGTTGCATCtcagaaacatacctcaacaccAACAATAGACATTACCTCATAGCAAAGGGTTAGGAAAAGATAGTCCAAGCAAATGGGTCTAAGATGTATTATGGTATAACCAtttaaatatctaacaaaatagacttaaaaccaAACCTAATCAGAAGAGTTAGGAAAGGACACtcattcttattaaaaaaaaaactaccaagaTAATATTTCAATTCTTATCATTGATGACACAAACACAATGGCACccaattcagaaaagaaacattactatagcctaaatcacatattgaccatCACACACtgacagtgggagacttcaatactcaGAAAAAACtcaacagagaaatactggagctgacagatgttataaaccaaatagaACTAACATAttcacagaacatttcacccaaacacaaaagaatatataaaacaaaacgaaaacaaaaacaacaagtaATACCACTGAAAAACTGAGTACAGATtgaaatagagaattctcaatagggAAAATACAAATGgtagagaaatgttcaacaactttggccatcagaaaaatgcaaatcaaaattactttgagattccatcttacacttctcagaatggctaagatcaataacacaagtgacagctcatgccaGTGAGAATGAGGAATAAGGGGAACTTTGCTTtttggagtgcaaacttatacagctgctgtggaaatcagtgtggttgtTTGTTAGGAAGCTGGAAATTAATATACCACAATATCCAGGCATACCACTCTCAGACATATATCCAAAAGAtgtttcatcctaccacaaagtCACTTGCTCAACAATATTCATTGATGCTTTATTCATcatagtcagaaattggaaacagcttaGGTTTCTTCAATAgaagaactgataaagaaaatgaaatacatata
Encoded here:
- the LOC114687993 gene encoding uncharacterized protein LOC114687993; protein product: MDHFTANTKRFAQVKEWIFRLTGFLCSLLSLGFGIILQSSQYWRLWEFDAEVVQFVYIGLWQAYYHREFHISGSVTRILVHSPVNSTWTISPEFRCAQSLILLAMFIKSVVVIFSSTTIRVSIIRASVPEIQILCYKCCVLILLLSSLCTALSVTWNHVVDLYGKTTLDFPPTFPVRKEDLIKKHHTHVFPIGILTATLSLFAMIMFLFEIRSLKLQSNLNAHGASKQANQNA